TAGCCCGCGTCGGTACCGCCGTATGGCGCCACCTTATTCAGTCTCTTTATTCGCGGCTGTGTTTTATATGGTGGACATGCGTGGGGCTCATTCGTGAGCGCCGGGTTTCCGTATCGACCGGTCTACCAACCCGCGCATGGCCGCCACCCTTCGTTTGGTAGCGAGAGTGATGGCTCCTATTTATTTCGATACGAGACTTCATCTATGTTCAAAGTTACGCCCAACCCACCACACACCAATCCAATCCCCCACGACCCCGCGCTCGACCCGCAAAAGGTCAAAGAGGCCACCGATCGCGCCCTCGACTATTACCTCAAGCCCGAAGACCTGGCAGCTGCGCCAGCATCGCCCAAGTTTCGCCCCGTCTTTCTAGTCGACCCCACGCTGGATGACGAAACCCTGCTGGTCGAGGCCTGTGAATCGCTTTCATACGCCCACGCCATCGCCGGTAACATCGCCAACTCGGTCGGTGGCCCCGAGCGCAAACCGCTGCTGGCGTTGCAACAGGTGATCATGCTCAACGAGCTGTTGGTCAATCGACTGCTGGACAAGCTGCGCGTGCCGCAGTAGGTACCCGACGGATCGCCATGCAGGGCCAGTGCATCCTGCATGGCGATCTTGAGTCCGGCGTCCATACTGAATTTTTACAAACGGCATCCTCCACTCAATTGTCCGGACACCAACATGCCCTCCCCCGAAACCACCCTGTTGCAGAGCTGGCACGAGAACGCTCACGCCTGGATCGAAGTGATCCGCAGCGGCGCCATCGAAAGCCGTCAGCAGGTCACCGATCAAGCGATTCTGTTGGCGATCATGGGTCGGCAACCGCAGCGGGTGCTCGACCTTGGTTGCGGCGAAGGCTGGCTGTTGCGGGCGCTGGCGGATCGGGGCATTGACGCGACGGGCGTGGATGGCGATGCGACGCTGGTTGAGGCGGCGCGTTTGGACGGTGCATCTCAGGCGCATGTCGCCAGTTATGAAGCGCTAGTCGATGCGACGGCAGACATCGGTCGCGACTATGACCTGATCTGCGCCAATTTCTCTTTACTGCATCAGGACATCATCCCGCTGCTCGCCGCGATGAACGCATTGCTTGTGCCCGGCGGCGCACTGGCGATCCAGACGTTGCACCCGTGGGCCGTCGCGGCGGGTGATTATCAGGACGGCTGGCGGGAAGAGACGTTTGTCGGGTTCAAGGGCCAGTGGCAGCCGATGCCCTGGTACTTCCGCACCCTGTCGAGCTGGCTCAATGCGCTGGACATGGCTGGTTTTCAACTGGCCGCACTGCAAGAGCCACAGCATCCGCAAAGCCCTGTGCCGCAGTCATTGCTGATGATCGCTGAACGGCGCTAGTTTCGATCGCGCTACGGTTATGGTGAGAGCTGGCTTGCCAGCGATGGCATTGGGTCAGACACCATTGATGCCGAGAGTGACGGCCTCATCGCTGGCAAGCCAGCTCCCACAGGGTTTAGGGGGTTCGCAGGATTACCAAGTTATAACTTGGCGATCTACGGCACCGCCAGTCGACCAAGGACTGACTACGCTGTTAATCCAGCGTGTCTAACCTGCCGAGGATGACTGCCATGCAACGTTTTCAGAAGCTCACACCGTGCCTGTGGTTCGACGATCAGGCCGAGGCTGCCGCGAAGTTCTACTGCTCGATCTTCGACCATTCGAAAATCACCGGCCTGACCCACTACAGCAAGGTCGGCCAGGAATTTCACGGGCAGCCGGAAGGTGCGGTGATGACGGTGAGTTTTGAACTCGATGGCCAAACCTTTACCGGTCTCAACGGCGGGCCGGTGTTCAAGTTCAGTGAAGCGATATCGTTTCAGGTCAATTGCCAGAACCAGGAAGAAGTCGACCATTTCTGGGGCAATCTTTCTGCCGGCGGGCCGGTGGAAGCTCAGCAATGCGGCTGGTTCAAGGACAAGTTCGGCGTGTCGTGGCAGATCGTGCCGGTGGCGTTCATGCACATGATGCAAGACCCCGACACCAGCAAGTCGCAGCGGGCGATGCAGGCCATGTTCAGCATGAAAAAACTCGACATCGCCGAACTGGAGCGGGCCTTTGCCGGCCAGAGCTAATACACTCGGGCGCTGGCCTGCCGGGAATGACGTTGATGAAACACGCTGCCGCCAAAAACTCAGAAAAAGCCCCACGCTTCTGGCGCGACGATGCCCTGCCCTTCATTGAGGCGCGAGCCATCGCCGACGGCCGCGAAGTCTGCTATGCGCGGCATTCTCACGCGCATTTTTCCATCGGTGCGATCACCGCAGGGCGCAGCACGTATGTGCACGAACAGGCGCAGTTCGAAGTGGCGTCGGGTACCGTGGTGCTGATGAATCCCGGGGATGTGCATGCGTGCAATCCGATCGATGATCAGCCATGGTCGTACCTGATGCTATACGTGGAAACGCCATGGCTGACGGATCTGCAACATCAATTGGGCTTCAGTGCCGAGCTGGAATTTCGCCGTTTTGCCAACACCCATCTCAACGATGCCGATCTGTTTGGTGATCTCAACGGGTTGCACGACATTCTGGTCGACGAGCAACAGGATGTGCTGCGTAAACAGAGCGCAGCGGTGGAGTTTTTCACTGATCTGCAGTTGCGCCTGAACCCGGCGCAAGCGCCCATGCGAGAACCGAATTTCAAGCTTGAACGCGCCGCCGATTTCATCCGTGAACACTGCACGGAGCTGCTGAGCCTCGATGACATTTGCAGCGCGGCGCAGTTGTCACCGTCCTATCTGATCCGCGCTTTCAAACAGCATTACGGCATGACGCCGCATGCCTTTGTGGTCAACCAGCGTATTCAGTACGCCCGCGAGGGTTTGCGCCGGGGCAGACTGATTGCCGATGTAGCCCTGGAAGCCGGGTTCGCTGACCAGGCGCATTTTCAACGAGCGTTCAAACAACATCTGGCCGCAACACCCGGCCAGTATCGCGGCTGACCGGGCGTATCAAGATCAAAAGATCGCAGCCTTCGGCAGCGCCTACCCCGATCCCTGTAGGAGCGGCCGAAGGCTGCGATCTTTTGCTGTTCAAGGCAACAGCAGGTAAATCGCACTCACCACCAACAACCCCGCCATCAATCGATTGAACAGGCGCATCCCCGCCGGATTGCCTAGATACCCGCGCAAGAATGTCCCGGCATACACCCAGCAGCCCACCGACAGATAGCAGATCACCAGATACACCGCCGCAAACTGCCAGACCAGCCGAGCCTCGCCATCGGCGACAAACGCACCCATCCCGGCCACGCAGGCCAGCCAGGCTTTCGGGTTGAGCCATTGCATGACCGCGCCATAGAGCATCGATGGCGCGCGGCCAGAGTCGCCGGCATTCAACTGTCCGTTGTCGGTCGCCAGCTTCCAGGCCATGAACAGCAGGAACGCCACCCCTGCCAGTTGCACCACGCGAGTCATGAACGGCCAGAGCTTGAGGACTTCATGCAGGCCCAGGCCCATCAGCACCAGTAACAGCACAAACCCCAGCGTCGCGCCGAGGACATGCCGCTGGCTGGCGCGAAAGCCGAACTGCGCGCCGGAACTCAGCGCGACGATGTTGACTGGGCCGGGGGTAATGGACGCGGCCAGGGCAAACGCCGCCATCGAGATAATCAAACTCATCGCACACCTGCTTCAAATCGGAGAACAAGGCGCTCACGGTAACCAGCACCCCGTCCCCGGTATTGAAGAAAATCACCCTGCCAACAACACACTTTGTGTAGGAGCTGCCGCAGGCTGCGATCTTTTGATGTTGGGTTCAGAACAAGATCAACAGATCGCAGCCTGCGGCAGCTCCTACACCGGGTTCAAGTGTTTAGCCGATCAGTCCAGGCGCGGCACAGTGAAGCGGAACTCGCTGCCCTGCCCCTCCTCGCTTTCGGCGAAAATCCGCCCGCCATGGGCTTCGACAATGCCTTGGCTGATGTACAAACCCAGGCCGGTGCCGGTCGGGTTGCCCTCTTTCACCGTCCAGTAACGGTCGAAGACGCGGGCCAGGTTTTCCTTGGGAATGCCTTCGCCGCTGTCACGCACGGTAAACACGATGTCGCTACCGACGGATTTGGCCAGCACACCGACCGTGCCCAGGCGCGGGGTGAACTTGATCGCGTTACCCACCAGGTTCGACAGCACCTGAAACAGTCGCTCCGGATCGGCGTGGATACGCAGATCCGGATCCGCCGCGAAGGAAATGCTGATGTCCTTGTCCTGCGCGAGTGGGGTCAGCAGGGCTTGCGCCTCTTCGAACATCTGCGTGACGTCGAGTCTTTGCGGCGTGATGGAGTAGCGCCCGGCGTCGATCTTCGAGGTGTCGAGCAAGTCCTCCAGAAGCGTGTTCATTCGCCCGGCAGCCTGCTGCATAGTGTCGATCGCCGTGGAGATGCGCCGCGAGGTATGCTGGCCTTCGGAGCTGAAGGCCTTCTGCAACATGCCACAGAGCATCGATATGACCGTCATCGGGTTACGCAGGTCGTGAGATACGACGGCCACGAGTTCATCACGGGCACGCACCGCTTCCTGCTCGCGGCGTACCTGGCGGGCCAAGTCGTTTTCCAGTGCCGAACGGCGCAGGTCGTTGGCGGCAAACAGGTCACCGTGGCTCCACTTGGTGGAGATCCCGGCCATTTCGACCTTCCAGATCTCAAACGAGGTGCGCGGACGCAGGCGCATTCCGGCGTCGGAGTTTTCCATATCCAGCGGCTTGCGCGGATCACCGCTCCAGTTGATGTTCTCTTTGACCTCCGGCCGGAACCACAGCACGCCGTTGTCCACGGGTTTGGGCAAGCTCATGGCAAGCACACCGCTGGCCACGTGTTGATACTGCGCCGCTGGCGGATAAACACTGGCCAGGTGATGGCTGGCAAACACGGGCTCGCCGGTTTCCTGCAACCACTTGTGCAGCGCGCGGATCTCTTCCGGTTCCGGGCAGTTGCCATGGCGATGCAGTTGTTTGTCTTCGATGATCGCGATGCCGCCGGCATTGGCCAACGCCATCAGCATTTGCGGCTGATTCGCCAGGCCGTCGAAGACATTCTGCGGCGAGTCGATCATCGCTTGCTTGAGCAGCGCCAACGCCTCGACTTTTTCTTCGCGCTGGCGGCTGAGCTCCAGCGCTTCCATCGCGCTGATCTGCAGCGACAGCACCTGACCGATGGTCTGGCACGCGCTGCGCAACTCATGCGGGACGTGCAACGGCTGGCGGTTGCCGCAACTGATCAGCCCCCAGAGTTTGTCGCCCTTGAGCAGAGAAATACTCATCGACGACAGCACGCCCATGTTTTTCATGTACTGACAGTGAATCGGCGACACGCTGCGCAGGGTGGCGAAACTCAGATCCAGCGGCTTCTGCGTGTCCGGACGCAGCTTCGGCACCAGCGGCACCGGTTGATAGTCGGCATTGGGGATGATCCGCAACCAATTGATGCGGTACAGCTCGCGAGCCTGCTCGGGAATGTCGGAGGCCGGGAAGAACAG
The sequence above is drawn from the Pseudomonas sp. FP2196 genome and encodes:
- a CDS encoding bifunctional 2-polyprenyl-6-hydroxyphenol methylase/3-demethylubiquinol 3-O-methyltransferase UbiG yields the protein MPSPETTLLQSWHENAHAWIEVIRSGAIESRQQVTDQAILLAIMGRQPQRVLDLGCGEGWLLRALADRGIDATGVDGDATLVEAARLDGASQAHVASYEALVDATADIGRDYDLICANFSLLHQDIIPLLAAMNALLVPGGALAIQTLHPWAVAAGDYQDGWREETFVGFKGQWQPMPWYFRTLSSWLNALDMAGFQLAALQEPQHPQSPVPQSLLMIAERR
- a CDS encoding VOC family protein, which gives rise to MQRFQKLTPCLWFDDQAEAAAKFYCSIFDHSKITGLTHYSKVGQEFHGQPEGAVMTVSFELDGQTFTGLNGGPVFKFSEAISFQVNCQNQEEVDHFWGNLSAGGPVEAQQCGWFKDKFGVSWQIVPVAFMHMMQDPDTSKSQRAMQAMFSMKKLDIAELERAFAGQS
- a CDS encoding AraC family transcriptional regulator, whose translation is MKHAAAKNSEKAPRFWRDDALPFIEARAIADGREVCYARHSHAHFSIGAITAGRSTYVHEQAQFEVASGTVVLMNPGDVHACNPIDDQPWSYLMLYVETPWLTDLQHQLGFSAELEFRRFANTHLNDADLFGDLNGLHDILVDEQQDVLRKQSAAVEFFTDLQLRLNPAQAPMREPNFKLERAADFIREHCTELLSLDDICSAAQLSPSYLIRAFKQHYGMTPHAFVVNQRIQYAREGLRRGRLIADVALEAGFADQAHFQRAFKQHLAATPGQYRG
- a CDS encoding LysE family translocator translates to MSLIISMAAFALAASITPGPVNIVALSSGAQFGFRASQRHVLGATLGFVLLLVLMGLGLHEVLKLWPFMTRVVQLAGVAFLLFMAWKLATDNGQLNAGDSGRAPSMLYGAVMQWLNPKAWLACVAGMGAFVADGEARLVWQFAAVYLVICYLSVGCWVYAGTFLRGYLGNPAGMRLFNRLMAGLLVVSAIYLLLP
- a CDS encoding ATP-binding protein, which gives rise to MTEQEKETFEQLLSNCADEPIRFPGAIQPHGLLLTLSEPALDIIQVSANVETLLARAPEELIGQPLERLIGDVDARAVRVALQQPSLLDVPPLRFQLNGKAFEGLLHRHQGVLILELEIHAENFQPRNVAGNQTHLGRMLQRLHAATTLQALYDISVQEIQALTGYDRVLIYRFEEEGHGQVIAEASSPSMEVFNGLFFPASDIPEQARELYRINWLRIIPNADYQPVPLVPKLRPDTQKPLDLSFATLRSVSPIHCQYMKNMGVLSSMSISLLKGDKLWGLISCGNRQPLHVPHELRSACQTIGQVLSLQISAMEALELSRQREEKVEALALLKQAMIDSPQNVFDGLANQPQMLMALANAGGIAIIEDKQLHRHGNCPEPEEIRALHKWLQETGEPVFASHHLASVYPPAAQYQHVASGVLAMSLPKPVDNGVLWFRPEVKENINWSGDPRKPLDMENSDAGMRLRPRTSFEIWKVEMAGISTKWSHGDLFAANDLRRSALENDLARQVRREQEAVRARDELVAVVSHDLRNPMTVISMLCGMLQKAFSSEGQHTSRRISTAIDTMQQAAGRMNTLLEDLLDTSKIDAGRYSITPQRLDVTQMFEEAQALLTPLAQDKDISISFAADPDLRIHADPERLFQVLSNLVGNAIKFTPRLGTVGVLAKSVGSDIVFTVRDSGEGIPKENLARVFDRYWTVKEGNPTGTGLGLYISQGIVEAHGGRIFAESEEGQGSEFRFTVPRLD